A segment of the bacterium genome:
ATTAAACACCAACTCTGCCCTGCTAATCCCCGCTACTTTAGTCGGTTTAACAGAGGGAAAATTGTCAGAATTTATTAACTTGACAGTATTAAATTTTTCATTTTTCTTTTACATCATATCTTTTTTTTCTAACATACACCATAAAAGGGCAAAAATAATTTTCCCATTGTTTTTCATCTGACCTATACTCATTATCAAAAAAGAAATAATCACATACAAGTTCTCTCAATCTACAAATTTCTTTCAGTCGCTTTCTATTTTTGGGGTCAGAAATTGTAAGGTCAATAAGTTCAATTCCTCTTTCAGCAGCAAGTTTTGAATAATTTTTATCTTTTTTTTCCCATGAAATTGCCCTTAAAACTTCACTTCCAATATTTGCCAACTGTTCAACAAGAGATAATTTAAACCATTTTCCATCTGCAAGTTCTTTATGGTATGTCATTTTCCACTTTTCCCTTTACTATTTCAATAATTTTATTTCTTATTTCATAACTTTCAATTCCTCTTGTTCTATTTCCAAAAGAAGGTCTTAAATTTATAATAGAATCAAATTCAATAAAATCATCTCCTATTTTTTCTGGATAAATATTTATTCCCCATATATTTTTTTGTTCTGACCCATTTTCAAGCAAAAATGCTTCTTCATCACTATGTAATTCCCCGCCAATCACCATA
Coding sequences within it:
- a CDS encoding DUF5674 family protein translates to MKIVAENKIKLSELKKMAEESFGNLVKGVVDIEKKIMVIGGELHSDEEAFLLENGSEQKNIWGINIYPEKIGDDFIEFDSIINLRPSFGNRTRGIESYEIRNKIIEIVKGKVENDIP